One window of Phycisphaeraceae bacterium genomic DNA carries:
- a CDS encoding glycoside hydrolase family 127 protein — MLSVKIGGAWLLAAACAMGGTTDASAQTDARIVPVAHESVSAGGAFWRSRMNAVREGTLGANRHQCDVTGRIANFERAAAKIAGDPNPGAYQGLLFNDSDVYKMMEGWAYLIAAEEDAGRRAALDADLDALIEKVARAQHADGYINTYYTLKAGVENRFTREEWDHETYCMGHLIEAGVAHYQATKKRTLLDVAIRAADFLDDLYGPETFTAPPGHQELELALVRLFDVTGQTRYLDLAEFLLEQRGRPHRKLDGTMYGPWGDYAQDHKPVAEQMEAAGHAVRAGYMYMAMADLALRGRGNYRGALDALWEDVTERRMFITGGIGPSAHNEGFTDPYDIPTHSAYQETCASIALCMWAHRMFLLTGEARYMDQFERTLYNAVLAGLSGDGARFFYVNPMASRGSAARRDWFECACCPPNVLRFLASLGRYTYAVRGDTIYVNQYMPGVATVEIGGERVTIEQETGYPFDGAVRIRINNTTSRELIVAARWPSWAPRGGDGPKIDADGYLRTASDPGVVHTVGIRIPMEARRVYADPRVKESVGRVAIMRGPIVYAAESPDHARSVHTLVLPPGAALGLGERGVLGAPSIVASALSASSRGGDGSLYRDGPVLEEASLSMIPYFAWANRGKSEMVVWLPESVQFMDPLPPSGVRASASFVGHGEGPGAIIDGLEPSSSIDHSIPRLTFWPRKGVAGQGGAGGSGPVAGDDAEPAGREWVAVEFDEPRRVGEVSVYWFDDTGRGQCRVPRGWSVEALVGGTWRRVASVEESGVVKDAFNTARFEPVSAKGVRVKIDMREGFSAGVLEMRVR, encoded by the coding sequence ATGTTGAGCGTGAAGATCGGTGGCGCGTGGCTTCTCGCTGCTGCGTGTGCGATGGGCGGCACCACGGACGCGTCGGCGCAGACGGATGCACGGATCGTGCCCGTGGCGCATGAGTCGGTCTCTGCGGGCGGGGCGTTCTGGCGGTCGAGAATGAACGCGGTGCGCGAGGGGACGCTGGGCGCGAATCGCCATCAGTGTGATGTCACGGGACGTATCGCCAACTTCGAGCGTGCGGCGGCGAAGATCGCGGGCGATCCGAACCCGGGCGCGTATCAGGGGCTGCTCTTCAACGATTCGGATGTCTACAAGATGATGGAGGGATGGGCGTACCTGATCGCGGCGGAAGAGGATGCGGGGCGACGTGCCGCCCTGGACGCGGATCTGGATGCGCTGATCGAGAAGGTCGCGCGAGCGCAGCACGCGGACGGGTATATCAACACCTATTACACGCTGAAGGCGGGGGTGGAGAACCGCTTCACGCGCGAAGAGTGGGACCACGAGACCTATTGCATGGGTCACCTCATTGAGGCGGGCGTGGCGCACTACCAGGCGACGAAGAAGCGGACGCTGCTCGACGTGGCGATCCGCGCGGCGGACTTTCTCGATGATCTCTACGGGCCGGAGACCTTCACCGCGCCGCCGGGGCATCAGGAGTTGGAGCTCGCGCTTGTTCGACTCTTCGATGTCACGGGCCAGACGCGCTACCTCGATCTGGCGGAGTTTCTGCTGGAGCAGCGCGGGCGGCCCCATCGCAAGCTGGACGGCACGATGTACGGCCCGTGGGGGGATTATGCGCAGGACCACAAGCCGGTGGCGGAGCAGATGGAAGCCGCGGGGCATGCGGTGCGGGCGGGGTATATGTACATGGCGATGGCGGACCTTGCGCTGCGCGGGCGGGGGAACTACCGGGGCGCTCTGGACGCATTGTGGGAGGATGTGACGGAGCGTCGGATGTTCATCACGGGCGGGATCGGCCCGTCGGCGCACAACGAGGGGTTCACGGATCCTTACGACATCCCGACGCACTCGGCGTACCAGGAGACGTGCGCATCGATCGCGCTGTGCATGTGGGCGCACCGGATGTTCCTGCTCACGGGCGAGGCGCGGTACATGGATCAGTTCGAGCGGACGCTGTACAACGCGGTGCTCGCGGGGCTTTCGGGGGATGGGGCGCGGTTCTTCTATGTGAATCCGATGGCGAGCCGGGGGAGTGCGGCGCGTCGCGACTGGTTCGAGTGTGCGTGCTGCCCGCCGAACGTGCTGCGGTTTCTCGCTTCGCTGGGGCGATACACGTACGCGGTGAGGGGCGACACGATCTACGTGAACCAGTACATGCCGGGCGTCGCGACGGTTGAGATCGGCGGCGAGCGGGTGACGATCGAGCAGGAGACCGGCTACCCCTTCGACGGCGCGGTGCGGATCAGGATCAACAACACGACGTCGCGGGAGTTGATCGTGGCGGCCCGCTGGCCGTCGTGGGCCCCGCGGGGCGGCGACGGCCCGAAGATAGACGCGGACGGCTATCTGCGCACGGCATCGGACCCCGGCGTGGTCCACACGGTCGGGATCCGGATTCCGATGGAGGCGCGCCGTGTGTACGCGGACCCGCGCGTGAAGGAGAGTGTGGGTCGGGTGGCGATCATGCGGGGCCCGATCGTGTATGCCGCGGAATCGCCGGATCACGCCCGATCGGTGCACACGCTGGTGCTGCCGCCCGGCGCGGCGTTGGGGCTCGGCGAGCGGGGCGTGTTGGGCGCGCCGTCGATCGTTGCCTCGGCGTTGTCGGCTTCTTCGCGCGGGGGCGATGGCTCGCTCTATCGGGACGGGCCGGTTCTGGAGGAGGCGTCGCTCTCGATGATCCCGTACTTCGCGTGGGCCAACCGGGGGAAGAGCGAGATGGTGGTGTGGTTGCCGGAGTCCGTGCAGTTCATGGATCCGCTGCCCCCGAGCGGCGTGCGGGCCAGCGCGAGTTTCGTCGGGCACGGCGAGGGCCCGGGCGCGATCATCGACGGGCTGGAGCCGTCGAGCAGCATCGATCATTCGATCCCGCGGCTGACCTTCTGGCCACGCAAGGGCGTTGCCGGGCAGGGGGGTGCGGGGGGGTCCGGGCCGGTTGCGGGCGATGACGCGGAGCCGGCGGGGCGCGAGTGGGTGGCGGTGGAGTTTGACGAGCCCCGGCGTGTGGGCGAGGTCTCGGTGTACTGGTTTGATGACACGGGGCGGGGCCAGTGCCGCGTGCCTCGGGGGTGGAGCGTGGAGGCGCTGGTGGGTGGGACGTGGAGGCGTGTGGCGTCGGTGGAGGAATCGGGGGTGGTGAAGGACGCCTTCAACACGGCGCGGTTTGAGCCGGTGAGCGCGAAGGGCGTGCGCGTGAAGATCGACATGCGCGAGGGTTTCAGCGCGGGCGTGCTGGAGATGAGGGTGAGGTGA
- the ubiA gene encoding putative 4-hydroxybenzoate polyprenyltransferase, with amino-acid sequence MTVADTRDSAHPRSLIHALRAAAADVKLAHSVFALPFAILGAFLVAPRAGNGVIAWRDFALMLPIVVACMFFARTWAMLFNRIADARIDARNPRTAGRAIPAGRLTPRAAWTLALACCAAFIGSAALFGPLFSNWWPAILSVPVLLWIAFYSLTKRFTALCHIFLGGALAASPLAAALAVGPGLLPETPAVWFLSAMVLCWVAGFDIIYALQDLDFDRQAGLHSVPAAVGWRWAAWSSRALHAAALAALVYAWRADPRLGTIFGIAVALVAALLIAEHAILAKRGKAGLDMAFFTLNGIVSCLLGIAGIADLLP; translated from the coding sequence ATGACCGTCGCCGACACGCGAGACAGCGCGCACCCTCGGTCCCTCATCCACGCCCTGCGCGCCGCCGCGGCGGACGTCAAGCTCGCCCACTCCGTCTTCGCGCTCCCCTTCGCCATCCTCGGCGCGTTCCTCGTCGCGCCGCGCGCAGGCAACGGCGTGATCGCCTGGCGCGACTTCGCCCTCATGCTCCCCATCGTCGTCGCGTGCATGTTCTTCGCGCGCACGTGGGCCATGCTCTTCAACCGCATCGCCGACGCCCGCATCGACGCACGCAACCCCCGCACCGCCGGACGCGCCATCCCCGCCGGACGCCTCACACCCCGCGCCGCATGGACACTCGCCCTCGCCTGCTGCGCCGCGTTCATCGGCTCCGCGGCTCTCTTCGGCCCGCTCTTCTCCAACTGGTGGCCCGCGATCCTCTCAGTCCCCGTCCTGCTCTGGATCGCCTTCTACTCGCTCACCAAACGCTTCACCGCGCTCTGCCACATCTTCCTCGGCGGCGCGCTGGCCGCTTCACCGCTCGCCGCCGCGCTCGCCGTCGGACCCGGACTCCTCCCCGAAACCCCCGCCGTCTGGTTCCTGAGCGCGATGGTCCTCTGCTGGGTGGCGGGCTTCGACATCATCTACGCGCTGCAAGACCTCGACTTCGACCGCCAGGCCGGGCTGCACTCCGTCCCCGCCGCCGTCGGTTGGCGCTGGGCCGCATGGAGCAGCCGCGCCCTGCACGCCGCCGCGCTCGCCGCACTCGTCTACGCCTGGCGGGCCGATCCGCGCCTCGGCACGATCTTCGGCATCGCCGTCGCCCTCGTCGCCGCGCTCCTGATCGCCGAGCACGCCATCCTCGCCAAAAGGGGCAAGGCCGGGCTCGACATGGCCTTCTTCACGCTTAACGGCATCGTCTCATGCCTGCTCGGCATCGCGGGCATCGCCGACCTGCTCCCCTGA
- the trpE gene encoding anthranilate synthase component I — MPNLSAGEFAGVVREARASRAPGVTLAVPLTEALLADQLTPVLAYRRLVAPDQRTAPSFLLESVEGGERQGRYSILGAQPIHDVVAFADRVTVRDLSTGRTRVTTHAGADPLDAMRRMSGMVSLVMPAASGHRHGLPACFLGGWAGFAGYDTVRYAEPEKLGWHSAPRDDRNLPDLHFAFYDGVVVFDHVDKLVHVVQMAMVAPDDDVGEAYTRAIAKLERRIDEIQRHTKPLPAGRVSRETPVTPLPSNMTRDEHARMLSRAMEYIRAGDIFQVVLGQRFERVSEVDPFDVYRSLRAVNPSPYMVYLQAEGCILVASSPEILCRVRVRDGSATVTNRPLAGTRKRGATPEEDLALERELLADEKERAEHIMLVDLGRNDVGRVAVPGSIELQAVMEIERYSHVMHISSTVTGTLREGLDCWDALRAALPVGTISGAPKIRAMQIIDELEPLRRGPYGGGMGYVGLDGNMDIALTLRTMVVPTAMRGPDGRWVYHLQASGGIVADSKPEPEFMETVNKAAALARAIDMAERAFGAC; from the coding sequence ATGCCGAACCTGAGCGCGGGCGAGTTTGCGGGTGTTGTTCGTGAGGCGCGGGCGTCGCGGGCTCCGGGCGTGACGCTGGCCGTCCCGTTGACGGAGGCGTTGCTTGCGGACCAGTTGACGCCGGTGCTGGCGTATCGCCGGCTTGTCGCGCCGGACCAGCGGACCGCGCCATCGTTCCTCTTGGAGTCGGTGGAGGGAGGCGAGCGCCAGGGTCGGTACTCGATCCTCGGGGCGCAGCCGATCCATGACGTGGTGGCGTTTGCCGATCGGGTGACGGTTCGTGATCTCTCGACGGGGCGCACGCGTGTGACGACGCACGCGGGGGCGGACCCGCTGGATGCGATGCGCCGCATGAGCGGGATGGTGTCGCTGGTGATGCCCGCGGCGTCGGGGCATCGGCACGGGCTGCCGGCGTGTTTCCTCGGCGGGTGGGCGGGGTTCGCGGGGTACGACACCGTGCGCTACGCCGAGCCGGAGAAGCTCGGATGGCACAGCGCGCCGCGCGACGATCGCAACCTGCCGGACCTGCACTTTGCGTTCTATGACGGCGTGGTGGTGTTCGATCACGTGGACAAGCTGGTTCACGTCGTGCAGATGGCGATGGTCGCGCCGGATGATGATGTCGGCGAGGCGTACACACGCGCGATCGCGAAACTCGAGCGCAGGATCGACGAGATTCAGCGGCACACCAAGCCCCTGCCGGCGGGGCGGGTCTCGCGCGAGACACCGGTGACGCCGCTGCCTTCGAACATGACGCGTGACGAGCACGCCAGGATGCTGTCGCGCGCGATGGAGTACATCAGGGCGGGGGACATCTTCCAGGTGGTGCTGGGGCAGCGATTCGAGCGGGTGAGCGAGGTCGATCCGTTCGACGTGTATCGCTCGCTGCGGGCGGTGAACCCGAGCCCGTACATGGTGTATCTGCAGGCGGAGGGGTGCATCCTGGTGGCGTCGAGCCCGGAGATTCTGTGCCGCGTGAGGGTGCGGGACGGATCGGCGACGGTGACGAACCGTCCGCTGGCAGGGACGCGGAAGCGTGGGGCGACGCCGGAAGAGGATCTCGCACTCGAGCGCGAGTTGCTGGCGGATGAGAAGGAACGGGCCGAGCACATCATGCTGGTGGATCTGGGGCGGAACGACGTCGGGCGCGTCGCGGTCCCCGGCTCGATCGAGCTGCAAGCGGTGATGGAGATCGAACGTTACAGCCACGTCATGCACATCTCATCGACGGTGACGGGGACGCTGCGCGAGGGGCTGGACTGCTGGGACGCGCTGCGTGCGGCGTTGCCGGTGGGGACGATCTCGGGCGCGCCGAAGATCCGCGCCATGCAGATCATCGACGAGCTGGAGCCGCTCCGACGCGGGCCGTACGGCGGGGGCATGGGGTATGTCGGGCTGGATGGGAACATGGACATCGCGCTGACGCTGCGCACGATGGTGGTGCCGACGGCGATGCGCGGGCCCGACGGGCGATGGGTTTATCACTTGCAGGCCTCGGGCGGGATCGTCGCGGACTCGAAGCCGGAGCCGGAGTTCATGGAGACCGTGAACAAAGCGGCGGCACTGGCCCGCGCGATCGACATGGCGGAGCGCGCGTTCGGAGCGTGTTAG
- a CDS encoding S8 family serine peptidase codes for MPDQTVGRHSAWALCALVAAGTAQAQAQSASPDAPVHTLRAGPRFDRMLIADPNARTSDAARLNHDLASKDGLTPPPTPGYTVTSTVLAKIAAPGDWPAPLAANYPALTGEPIDGLPGWWKIELPSIAEAIATADTLDGSPEFAHAFVNVARPIALRAPNDPGFSQQWHLLNAEAPGIDSGATHAWNAGYTGSGILIGVIEGQWQTDHPDLVQNHNAGASKLAGTPTNHATSVAGIIAASRDNGLGGVGILPDARISALVHGTALQNAEAFAWRNDIHHIKNNSWGPIDNGTLGQITDIERDALVASTAGRNGLGTILVWAAGNGAAASDRVEYDPYASSRYAIAVGAIDDDDDKAYYSEPGASLLVVAHSSGGPGPGDRQIYTTKAGSGYTITFGGTSAAAPIISGIVGMMLQANPNMTWRDVQQALINAARICDPSSTTWTTNGVGRRISYAYGFGAVRAMDAVAVATGWHPLPPERIASSPHVTVNAPIPDGNATGISRTLRVSGSAVIETVELTLNVTTLYVGDLTIRLRSPAGTESILALTRNDPTDHLLSRVFTSRRHNGERAEGDWVVTISDPVAGDPAFWIDARLTAYGHCPSDVNADGVTDILDLLDFIDSFGPCVGTRAPCAGVGPGPADYNRDEVIDILDLLDMIEDFSTGC; via the coding sequence ATGCCTGATCAGACCGTGGGCCGCCACAGCGCGTGGGCACTCTGCGCGCTCGTCGCGGCCGGTACAGCCCAAGCCCAAGCCCAGTCCGCATCGCCCGATGCCCCCGTCCACACCCTCCGTGCCGGCCCGCGCTTCGACCGCATGCTCATCGCCGATCCCAATGCCCGCACCAGCGATGCAGCGCGCCTCAACCACGACCTCGCATCCAAAGACGGCCTCACCCCCCCTCCGACACCCGGCTACACCGTCACCAGCACCGTCCTTGCCAAGATCGCCGCCCCAGGAGATTGGCCCGCCCCCCTCGCTGCCAACTACCCCGCACTCACCGGCGAACCCATCGACGGACTCCCCGGCTGGTGGAAGATCGAACTCCCCTCCATCGCCGAGGCGATCGCCACCGCCGACACCCTCGATGGCTCCCCCGAGTTCGCACACGCCTTCGTCAACGTGGCGCGGCCCATCGCGCTCCGCGCTCCCAACGACCCCGGCTTCTCCCAGCAATGGCACCTGCTCAACGCCGAAGCACCCGGCATCGACTCCGGCGCGACACACGCATGGAACGCCGGATACACCGGCAGCGGCATCCTCATCGGCGTTATCGAGGGGCAGTGGCAGACCGACCACCCCGACCTCGTCCAGAACCACAACGCCGGCGCATCCAAGCTCGCCGGCACTCCCACGAACCATGCCACCTCCGTCGCCGGGATCATCGCCGCATCTCGCGACAACGGGCTCGGCGGCGTCGGCATCCTCCCCGACGCGCGTATCTCCGCCCTCGTCCACGGCACCGCGCTCCAGAACGCCGAGGCCTTCGCCTGGCGCAACGACATCCACCACATCAAGAACAACTCGTGGGGCCCGATCGACAACGGAACACTCGGACAGATCACCGATATCGAGCGCGACGCCCTCGTCGCGTCCACCGCCGGAAGAAACGGCCTCGGGACCATCCTCGTATGGGCCGCCGGAAACGGAGCCGCCGCATCCGATCGCGTCGAGTACGACCCCTACGCATCCTCCCGCTACGCCATCGCCGTCGGTGCCATCGATGACGACGACGACAAGGCCTACTACTCAGAGCCCGGCGCATCACTCCTCGTCGTCGCCCACTCCTCCGGCGGACCCGGACCCGGAGACAGGCAGATCTACACAACGAAGGCGGGCAGCGGATACACCATCACCTTCGGCGGCACATCCGCGGCCGCTCCCATCATCTCCGGCATCGTCGGCATGATGCTCCAGGCAAACCCGAACATGACCTGGCGCGACGTCCAGCAGGCGCTCATCAACGCCGCCCGAATCTGCGACCCCTCCTCAACGACCTGGACGACCAACGGCGTCGGCCGGCGCATCTCATACGCCTACGGCTTCGGCGCGGTCCGCGCGATGGACGCCGTCGCCGTCGCCACAGGATGGCACCCGCTCCCCCCCGAGCGCATCGCCTCATCCCCGCACGTCACCGTCAACGCGCCGATCCCCGATGGAAACGCCACGGGCATCTCGCGCACGCTCCGCGTCTCCGGCAGCGCGGTGATCGAGACCGTCGAACTCACGCTCAACGTCACAACGTTGTACGTCGGCGACCTCACCATCAGACTCCGCTCCCCCGCGGGCACCGAGTCCATCCTCGCCCTCACTCGCAACGACCCCACAGACCACCTTCTCTCCAGAGTCTTCACATCCAGACGCCACAACGGCGAACGCGCCGAGGGCGATTGGGTCGTCACCATCTCCGATCCCGTCGCCGGAGACCCCGCGTTCTGGATCGACGCCAGACTCACCGCCTACGGGCACTGCCCCTCCGACGTGAACGCCGACGGCGTCACCGACATCCTCGACCTCCTCGACTTCATCGACAGCTTCGGACCGTGCGTCGGTACCCGCGCCCCGTGCGCCGGGGTCGGTCCGGGCCCTGCCGACTACAACCGCGACGAAGTCATCGACATCCTCGATCTCCTCGACATGATCGAGGACTTCTCCACCGGGTGCTGA
- a CDS encoding UbiA prenyltransferase family protein, whose amino-acid sequence MDDTPGQGAAEREPERGAGPTSPQPPHSPPHSAGHSAGPLVQRSAFRNYLKLARLHQWGKGVFVLVGPVYGAVDGSAINWGAVGLAFLGFGLGSSACYVVNDIRDREADKNHPRKCRRPVASGAISVGAAWVFAAVLLLGTAGAVGGLLAVAPGAAAMWTGLAILAYIANVTAYTYLFKHHIIADVVSLAIGFVLRVLGGCAAAGIEPSTWLLNCTLFVSMFLAFAKRLGERRTREGGDVSRSRAVQSVYTDDLLRMSVVVTGVAALVTYAGYVQARSGLYTVGFNLLWLTMLPATYGLLRCIVLVERGDYDDPTELAIGDRAFQVAGVAFVAVTIAIAFIADRPL is encoded by the coding sequence ATGGACGACACGCCGGGACAAGGTGCCGCAGAGAGAGAGCCGGAGCGTGGTGCCGGTCCCACTTCGCCCCAGCCCCCCCACTCACCCCCCCACTCAGCCGGTCACTCGGCGGGCCCCCTCGTTCAGCGTTCGGCGTTTCGGAACTACCTGAAGCTTGCGCGTCTGCACCAGTGGGGCAAGGGGGTGTTTGTGCTGGTCGGGCCGGTGTACGGCGCGGTGGACGGGAGCGCGATCAACTGGGGCGCGGTCGGGCTGGCGTTTCTCGGGTTCGGGCTGGGTTCGAGCGCCTGTTATGTGGTGAACGACATCCGCGACCGCGAGGCGGACAAGAACCACCCGAGAAAGTGCCGCAGGCCGGTCGCTTCGGGCGCGATCTCCGTCGGGGCGGCGTGGGTGTTTGCGGCGGTGCTGCTGCTGGGTACGGCGGGCGCGGTCGGGGGGCTGCTCGCGGTCGCGCCGGGGGCGGCGGCGATGTGGACCGGGCTTGCGATCCTCGCGTACATCGCGAACGTGACGGCGTATACCTATCTCTTTAAGCACCACATCATTGCCGACGTTGTGAGTCTGGCGATCGGGTTCGTGCTTCGGGTGCTGGGCGGGTGTGCCGCGGCGGGGATCGAGCCCTCGACGTGGCTCCTGAACTGCACGCTGTTCGTGAGCATGTTCCTGGCGTTCGCAAAGCGGCTGGGTGAGCGACGGACGCGCGAGGGCGGGGATGTGTCGCGGTCTCGGGCCGTGCAATCGGTCTATACGGATGACCTGCTGCGGATGTCGGTGGTGGTGACGGGTGTGGCGGCTCTGGTGACGTATGCGGGGTATGTGCAGGCCCGGAGCGGGCTTTACACGGTCGGCTTCAACCTCTTGTGGCTGACGATGTTGCCCGCAACTTACGGGCTGCTGCGGTGTATCGTGCTGGTCGAGCGGGGCGACTACGACGACCCCACGGAACTGGCCATAGGTGACAGGGCCTTCCAGGTCGCGGGCGTCGCGTTTGTCGCCGTGACCATCGCCATTGCCTTCATCGCGGATCGCCCGCTGTGA
- a CDS encoding OmpH family outer membrane protein, which yields MPLNRSYIVVALCLGVGLGGALLGERRASAAAEAEAVLKASATAVAIVDLERVMEGLTEKKKREDDMRALIAQRQATLDDLKKQLDGLAKQIELTPKTDRAKLREIKQRQIEIAAQAEARKQALQTLIALETGEILREIYLKINNAISRVAAKDGWDLVLLDNRSINIPESLTDREINFIIQSRTVLHATNSVDISDDIITLMNAEFGK from the coding sequence ATGCCCCTGAATCGTTCCTATATCGTGGTCGCCCTCTGTCTCGGCGTCGGGCTCGGAGGCGCGCTCCTCGGCGAGCGTCGCGCCAGCGCGGCCGCCGAGGCCGAAGCCGTGCTCAAGGCCTCGGCCACCGCCGTCGCCATCGTCGACCTCGAACGCGTCATGGAGGGACTCACCGAGAAGAAGAAGCGCGAAGACGACATGCGCGCCCTGATCGCCCAGCGCCAAGCCACCCTCGATGACCTCAAGAAACAGCTCGACGGCCTCGCCAAGCAGATCGAACTCACCCCCAAGACCGACCGCGCCAAACTCCGCGAGATCAAGCAGCGCCAGATCGAGATCGCCGCCCAGGCCGAGGCCCGCAAGCAGGCCCTCCAGACCCTCATCGCCCTCGAAACCGGCGAGATCCTCCGAGAGATCTACCTCAAGATCAACAACGCCATCTCACGCGTCGCCGCCAAAGACGGCTGGGACCTCGTCCTCCTCGACAACCGCTCGATCAACATCCCCGAGTCGCTCACCGACCGCGAGATCAACTTCATCATCCAGTCGCGGACCGTCCTCCACGCCACCAACAGCGTCGATATCTCCGACGACATCATCACCCTGATGAACGCCGAGTTCGGCAAGTAA
- a CDS encoding AAA family ATPase yields MDDVTRLVNLLKSGHRCVRIVTHEESEALDVVVEASNTLGRPLKVWSAVQGLRDWSGVEADNVHDGARAVLKRFAGEARRGDLDRTIYAMLDLADHLNEPETLRALREALLSGPAIGGSGAGTGGQLVLIDHSDRIPATVEHHAVRLDLSLPDEEELEALLRKTVQQEHRYEPIEVNVSKREVARIVANLRGLTRRQARQIVREAITDDRKLDASDIPRMIASKRLLLGSGELLEFVEAPTSMDEIGGMGRLKKWLADRAASFSKEASQFGLTPPRGVLLLGVQGAGKSLCAKAVATAWTRPLLRLDPGVLYDRYVGESERRLREALRQVEAMAPAVLWVDEIEKALGSASGSAASDGGLSRRMFGTMLTWMQEHREPVFLVATANAIDELPPELMRKGRFDEIFFVDLPGEEARRAIVELHLRKRGRDPARFDIPRLVAASAGFSGAEIEQAIVATMHERFAARKEPTTESIEDVMRQSPPLSVTMRERIEKLRAWASGRCVPAE; encoded by the coding sequence ATGGACGACGTGACACGGCTGGTGAACTTGTTGAAGTCCGGGCACCGATGCGTGCGGATCGTGACGCACGAGGAGTCGGAGGCGCTGGACGTTGTGGTGGAGGCGTCAAACACGCTGGGGCGGCCGCTGAAGGTGTGGAGCGCGGTGCAGGGCCTGCGCGACTGGTCGGGGGTTGAGGCGGACAATGTCCATGACGGTGCGCGTGCGGTGCTGAAGCGGTTCGCGGGTGAGGCGAGGCGGGGCGACCTGGACCGGACGATCTACGCCATGCTCGATCTGGCGGATCATCTGAACGAGCCGGAGACTCTGCGGGCTCTGCGCGAGGCGTTGCTCTCCGGGCCTGCGATCGGCGGGTCGGGGGCGGGGACGGGCGGGCAACTGGTGCTGATCGATCACTCGGATCGGATTCCGGCGACGGTGGAGCATCACGCGGTGCGGCTGGACCTGTCGCTGCCCGATGAGGAGGAGCTGGAGGCGTTGCTGCGCAAGACCGTGCAGCAGGAGCATCGGTACGAGCCGATCGAGGTGAATGTGAGCAAGCGTGAGGTGGCGCGGATCGTCGCGAACCTGCGCGGGCTGACACGGAGGCAGGCACGCCAGATCGTGCGCGAGGCGATCACGGATGATCGGAAGCTGGACGCCTCGGACATTCCGCGGATGATCGCGTCGAAGCGGCTGTTGCTGGGATCGGGCGAGTTGCTCGAGTTTGTCGAGGCCCCGACGAGCATGGACGAGATCGGCGGGATGGGGCGTCTGAAGAAGTGGCTGGCGGATCGTGCGGCGTCTTTCAGCAAAGAGGCGTCGCAGTTTGGTTTGACGCCGCCCAGGGGCGTGCTCTTGCTCGGCGTGCAGGGAGCGGGGAAGAGTCTGTGCGCGAAGGCGGTGGCGACGGCGTGGACGCGTCCGTTGCTGCGTCTTGATCCGGGCGTGCTCTATGACCGGTACGTCGGTGAGAGCGAGCGGCGGCTGCGCGAGGCGCTGCGCCAGGTGGAGGCGATGGCGCCCGCGGTGCTCTGGGTGGATGAGATCGAGAAGGCGCTGGGCTCGGCATCCGGCTCCGCGGCGAGCGATGGGGGCTTGTCGCGCCGGATGTTCGGGACGATGCTGACGTGGATGCAGGAGCATCGCGAGCCGGTGTTTCTTGTGGCAACGGCGAACGCGATCGACGAATTGCCCCCCGAGTTGATGCGCAAGGGGCGGTTCGACGAGATCTTCTTCGTGGATCTTCCGGGCGAAGAGGCGCGGCGCGCGATCGTCGAGCTGCACCTTCGCAAGCGCGGGCGCGATCCTGCGAGGTTCGATATCCCGCGCCTGGTCGCGGCGAGCGCGGGGTTCAGCGGGGCGGAGATCGAGCAGGCGATCGTGGCGACGATGCACGAGCGTTTCGCGGCACGCAAGGAGCCGACGACGGAATCGATCGAGGACGTGATGCGCCAGAGCCCGCCCCTGTCGGTGACGATGCGCGAGCGGATCGAGAAGTTGCGTGCGTGGGCGAGCGGACGTTGCGTGCCGGCGGAGTGA
- a CDS encoding ArsR family transcriptional regulator, with amino-acid sequence MARDTTGEANGAGGADGGGADARATLRGAQDQFIACWGKMGSAWGISRTMAEVHALLFITGEPMCTDDIMERLQISRGNASMSIRALLDWGVVARAHRRGDRKEYFKAEQDVWAMFRAIVRERMKREADPALVSLHEIRDLTSGVDESKRRGRRRSGRESVREGGGADDTAVQILAHNQRLDEMLKFFETVQTLTDRFVSPSGRGLQIAASILGKAAS; translated from the coding sequence ATGGCACGCGACACGACCGGTGAGGCGAATGGAGCGGGGGGCGCGGATGGCGGCGGGGCGGACGCGAGGGCGACGCTGCGCGGGGCGCAGGACCAGTTCATCGCGTGCTGGGGGAAGATGGGCTCGGCCTGGGGGATCTCGCGGACGATGGCGGAGGTGCACGCGCTGCTCTTCATCACGGGCGAGCCGATGTGCACGGACGACATCATGGAGCGGCTGCAGATCTCGCGCGGGAACGCGTCGATGTCGATCCGCGCGCTCCTGGACTGGGGCGTTGTGGCGCGGGCGCACAGGCGCGGGGATCGCAAGGAGTATTTCAAGGCCGAGCAGGATGTGTGGGCGATGTTCCGCGCCATCGTGCGCGAGCGGATGAAGCGCGAGGCGGATCCCGCCTTGGTCTCGCTGCACGAGATCAGGGATCTGACATCAGGCGTGGATGAGTCGAAACGCAGGGGGCGGCGGCGGAGCGGTCGTGAAAGCGTGCGAGAGGGCGGGGGCGCGGATGACACGGCGGTGCAGATCCTGGCGCACAACCAGCGGCTGGATGAGATGCTCAAGTTCTTCGAAACGGTGCAGACGCTGACGGATCGGTTCGTGAGCCCGAGCGGGCGCGGATTGCAGATCGCGGCGAGCATCCTCGGCAAGGCGGCATCGTGA